One Alkalicoccus halolimnae DNA segment encodes these proteins:
- a CDS encoding sugar-transfer associated ATP-grasp domain-containing protein, whose product MRKIEDFEEMGMDTDDPAFKRYYKAGLLEEADGKFLNHKVKSYWSPYLDDSVDTSIHAAFHSIAGYEEPKVVPQKVMWDIVMPFLNDMSMQPAYSDKNLYDILFQAERSPETYVKRIDYKYYDGKNKPLTGDEAEKIISGLEEAIVKPSNRDNGSGIQKIKIVDEIIQVNGEAIEFNDLEHQLGSNFIVQEVIQQHSVMSEPHPESVNTLRMVTLRWNNEIHYCLAFARFGTNGAVQDNAGTGGVCVGITDEGDFVTQAVDEHANVMEKHPTTDFDFKQTLSRIPNFDTYIEFVKRLHERVLHHHFVSWDIAVGENGEPIFLEANFRGATWLYQLASQKPVLGELTTEIFEEINRLKQAEEIDLLKVSPSAAASKKKIKGLRKRVQRLKKEAVQESLEKEALVGENQRLGKRVKRQRRKMKRVRREADEQLKWKENLVSSSYWKVTAPIRKVLLNNRGKEE is encoded by the coding sequence ATGAGAAAAATAGAAGACTTTGAGGAAATGGGAATGGATACGGATGATCCGGCATTTAAAAGATACTATAAGGCTGGATTATTGGAAGAGGCAGACGGAAAGTTTTTAAATCATAAAGTAAAATCATATTGGAGTCCATATCTGGATGACAGTGTGGATACTTCTATACATGCAGCATTTCACTCCATAGCAGGGTACGAAGAGCCTAAGGTCGTACCGCAGAAAGTCATGTGGGATATCGTTATGCCTTTTTTGAATGATATGTCCATGCAGCCAGCCTACAGCGATAAAAATCTCTACGATATACTGTTTCAGGCGGAAAGAAGCCCGGAAACGTATGTGAAGAGAATTGATTACAAATACTATGATGGGAAAAATAAGCCGTTAACCGGTGATGAGGCAGAAAAAATAATATCAGGCCTTGAAGAAGCGATAGTAAAGCCGAGTAACCGTGATAATGGCAGTGGCATTCAAAAAATAAAAATTGTTGATGAAATAATACAAGTCAATGGAGAGGCGATTGAATTTAATGACCTCGAACATCAGCTGGGATCAAACTTTATCGTTCAGGAAGTCATTCAACAGCATTCTGTTATGTCAGAACCTCATCCTGAGTCCGTTAATACATTACGCATGGTTACGCTGCGCTGGAATAATGAGATTCACTACTGTTTAGCGTTTGCGAGGTTTGGGACAAACGGAGCCGTTCAGGATAATGCAGGAACGGGCGGTGTCTGCGTTGGCATCACAGATGAAGGGGATTTCGTGACTCAAGCTGTTGATGAGCATGCGAATGTGATGGAGAAACATCCAACAACGGATTTTGACTTTAAACAAACTCTCAGCCGGATTCCAAATTTTGATACGTATATTGAATTTGTGAAAAGGCTCCATGAACGAGTCCTTCATCATCATTTTGTGTCATGGGATATTGCAGTAGGAGAGAATGGAGAACCAATTTTTCTGGAAGCGAATTTCAGAGGGGCCACCTGGCTTTATCAGCTTGCTTCCCAGAAGCCGGTATTGGGAGAGCTGACGACAGAAATCTTCGAGGAAATCAACAGGCTGAAACAAGCGGAGGAAATTGATTTATTGAAGGTGAGTCCCTCTGCAGCAGCCAGTAAGAAAAAGATTAAAGGTCTTCGCAAAAGAGTTCAAAGACTAAAGAAAGAAGCAGTGCAGGAGAGCTTAGAAAAGGAAGCGCTGGTAGGTGAAAATCAACGTTTAGGTAAAAGAGTTAAACGGCAGCGAAGAAAAATGAAAAGAGTTCGGCGGGAAGCGGATGAGCAGTTAAAGTGGAAAGAAAACCTCGTAAGCAGTTCCTATTGGAAAGTAACTGCTCCAATCAGAAAGGTGCTTCTCAACAATAGGGGAAAAGAAGAATAA